From a single Botrytis cinerea B05.10 chromosome 4, complete sequence genomic region:
- the Bcnrk1 gene encoding Bcnrk1 has product MSDSKKAVVLGISGCSSSGKTTLSRLLRDIFPHTFVLHEDDFYRPEEELPKKHDLVDWDCAEALDIPEMVKSLEHIRKEGTFPPTLDSKEDKNSIGECPVSDEDIEALKSKVKTWTQPGQPGHGILTDTDSPIRLCIFDGFLLYSKSLAAVQSQIDLKLFLRVSYEKAKGRREARSGYVTLEGFWEDPPGYVDKIVWPNYVEDHKWMFEGGDVEGKLKKDVVSELGLKCQDGGLDIDMSTTLKWAVATVMESLPSFAKGDRGTGR; this is encoded by the exons ATGAGTGATTCTAAGAAAGCCGTGGTACTTGGGATTAGTGGGTGTTCATCCAGTGGTAAGACAACACTTAGTCGCCTTCTCCGTGATATCTTTCCACATACCTTCGTTCTTCACGAAGATGACTTCTATAGACCCGAAGAAGA GCTCCCCAAGAAGCACGATCTAGTAGATTGGGATTGTGCGGAAGCTTTGGATATACCAGAAATGGTCAAGTCTCTTGAGCATATACGCAAAGAAGGCACGTTTCCT CCTACTCTCGATTCcaaagaagacaaaaattCTATTGGAGAATGCCCCGTGtcagatgaagatatcgaaGCATTAAAATCTAAAGTCAAGACATGGACTCAACCTGGACAGCCAGGGCATGGGATCTTGACAGACACAGATTCTCCTATTCGCCTTTGTATTTTTGATGGGTTTCTTCTCTATTCCAAGTCCTTGGCCGCAGTTCAGTCCCAGATCGATCTGAAACTTTTCCTTCGTGTTAGTTATGAAAAGGCAAAAGGTCGAAGGGAGGCTCGTAGTGGCTATGTAACTCTCGAGGGATTCTGGGAAGATCCACCAGGATACGTTGATAAGATTGTCTGGCCAAATTATGTTGAGGATCACAAATGGATGTTCGAAGGCGGTGATGTTGAGGGAAAGTTAAAGAAAGATGTTGTTAGTGAGCTAGGTCTCAAATGCCAGGATGGAGGTTTGGACATTGACATGAGCACGACTCTCAAGTGGGCCGTGGCTACAGTCATGGAGTCTCTGCCTTCATTTGCAAAGGGAGACCGAGGAACCGGGAGGTAG
- the Bcnrk1 gene encoding Bcnrk1, translated as MVKSLEHIRKEGTFPPTLDSKEDKNSIGECPVSDEDIEALKSKVKTWTQPGQPGHGILTDTDSPIRLCIFDGFLLYSKSLAAVQSQIDLKLFLRVSYEKAKGRREARSGYVTLEGFWEDPPGYVDKIVWPNYVEDHKWMFEGGDVEGKLKKDVVSELGLKCQDGGLDIDMSTTLKWAVATVMESLPSFAKGDRGTGR; from the exons ATGGTCAAGTCTCTTGAGCATATACGCAAAGAAGGCACGTTTCCT CCTACTCTCGATTCcaaagaagacaaaaattCTATTGGAGAATGCCCCGTGtcagatgaagatatcgaaGCATTAAAATCTAAAGTCAAGACATGGACTCAACCTGGACAGCCAGGGCATGGGATCTTGACAGACACAGATTCTCCTATTCGCCTTTGTATTTTTGATGGGTTTCTTCTCTATTCCAAGTCCTTGGCCGCAGTTCAGTCCCAGATCGATCTGAAACTTTTCCTTCGTGTTAGTTATGAAAAGGCAAAAGGTCGAAGGGAGGCTCGTAGTGGCTATGTAACTCTCGAGGGATTCTGGGAAGATCCACCAGGATACGTTGATAAGATTGTCTGGCCAAATTATGTTGAGGATCACAAATGGATGTTCGAAGGCGGTGATGTTGAGGGAAAGTTAAAGAAAGATGTTGTTAGTGAGCTAGGTCTCAAATGCCAGGATGGAGGTTTGGACATTGACATGAGCACGACTCTCAAGTGGGCCGTGGCTACAGTCATGGAGTCTCTGCCTTCATTTGCAAAGGGAGACCGAGGAACCGGGAGGTAG
- the Bcpio13 gene encoding Bcpio13 has product MLSPFRLASRQAITRGVASRSSIAIRQASTWADVPQGPPDAILGITEAFKADSFKEKINLGVGAYRDDAGQPYVLPSVRTAEDKVVQAKLNKEYAGITGVPDFTKAAAVLAYGEGSSALDRLVITQSISGTGALRIGGAFLQRFFPGAKKIYIPTPSWANHAAVFKDSGLEVEKYRYYNKDTIGLDFEGMVADIKAAPKGSAFLLHACAHNPTGVDPTVEQWKQISDAVKAGGHYAFFDMAYQGFASGDTDKDAFPIRHFIEQGHNPCLAQSFAKNMGLYGERVGAFSVVCADAAEKKRVDSQIKILVRPLYSNPPVHGARIASTILNDKALNKQWLAEVKGMADRIITMRALLKKELENLGSKHDWSHITSQIGMFAYTGLTPEQMDKLATEHSVYATKDGRISVAGITSANVKRLAAAIHAVKP; this is encoded by the exons ATGCTTTCTCCCTTCAGATTAGCCAGCAGGCAAGCCATTACCCGTGGTGTTGCTTCCAGAAGTAGCATTGCCATCAGACAAGCTTCCACATGGGCAGATGTTCCTCAAGGTCCTCCA GAT GCCATCTTAG GTATCACTGAGGCCTTCAAGGCAGACAGTTTCAAGGAGAAGATCAACTTAG GTGTCGGCGCATACAGAGATGATGCAGGCCAACCTTACGTCCTTCCATCCGTCCGAACCGCAGAAGACAAGGTCGTACAAGCAAAACTCAACAAAGAATATGCGGGTATTACCGGTGTTCCAGATTTCACCAAGGCAGCTGCTGTTCTTGCATACGGTGAGGGATCGAGTGCCCTTGATCGTTTAGTCATTACACAATCCATCTCCGGAACTGGAGCTCTCCGAATCGGAGGTGCTTTCCTCCAACGATTCTTCCCTGGCGCAAAGAAGATCTACATCCCAACTCCATCATGGGCAAACCATGCTGCAGTATTCAAGGATTCGGGTCTCGAGGTTGAGAAATACAGATATTATAACAAGGACACAATCGGCCTCGATTTCGAGGGCATGGTTGCAGACATCAAGGCCGCACCAAAGGGAAGCGCTTTCTTGCTCCACGCATGTGCGCACAACCCCACTGGTGTCGACCCAACTGTCGAGCAATGGAAGCAGATCAGCGATGCTGTCAAGGCTGGTGGACACTATGCTTTCTTCGATATGGCCTACCAAGGATTCGCCTCTGGTGATACCGACAAGGACGCTTTCCCCATTCGTCACTTCATTGAGCAAGGCCACAACCCATGTCTCGCCCAGTCTTTCGCCAAGAACATGGGATTGTACGGTGAGCGTGTTGGTGCATTCTCCGTTGTCTGCGCCGATGCCGCCGAGAAGAAGCGTGTTGATTCACAAATCAAGATTCTTGTCCGCCCTCTTTACTCTAACCCTCCCGTTCACGGTGCCCGTATTGCTTCTACAATCCTCAACGACAAGGCTTTGAACAAGCAATGGCTTGCCGAGGTTAAGGGAATGGCTGATCGTATCATCACCATGAGAGCtttattgaagaaggaaCTCGAGAACTTGGGCTCAAAGCACGACTGGTCTCACATCACTAGCCAAATTGGCATGTTCGCATACACTGGTTTGACCCCTGAGCAAATGGATAAGTTAGCTACTGAA CACTCCGTATATGCTACCAAGGATGGTAGAATTTCTGTTGCAGGTATCACTTCAGCAAACGTCAAGAGATTGGCTGCTGCTATTCATGCTGTCAAGCCATAG